A genomic stretch from Malus domestica chromosome 15, GDT2T_hap1 includes:
- the LOC103450407 gene encoding aldehyde oxidase GLOX-like → MNPKVILSLSFLFFLLNFLLIISKSTHAAGGKWVLLQQNIGITAMHLQLLHNDRVVIYDRTDFGMSNLSLPDGKCREDPNDTALKIDCTAHSVEYDVPTNSFRPLMVQTDVWCSSGSISPDGRLIQTGGFNDGERKVRIYEPCNGCDWKEYDNGLAARRWYATNHILPDGRQIIIGGRRQFNYEFYPKSASSSNVYSLPFLVQTNDAKIENNLYPFVFLNVDGNLFIFANNRAILFDYVKNIIVKTYPQIPGGDPRSYPSTGSAVLLPLKNLQAQLVEAEVLLCGGAPKGSHEKAVKGTFVEALKTCGRIKITDPNPQWVVETMPQARVMGDMTLLPDGTVLIINGAALGTAGWEFGRNPVLNPVLYQPNNAVGSRFMQQNPTTIPRMYHSTAILLRDGRVLVGGSNPHIYYEFKNVLFPTELRLEAFNPDYLDAKYANLRPKIVAPNSQGTITYAQKLAVRFSVTGTLATNLVSVTMVAPSFTTHSFSMNQRVLVLAAESVTNVALSTYQVLVTTPGSGNLAPSGYYLLYVVHQSIPSEGIWVQVL, encoded by the coding sequence ATGAACCCAAAAGTaatcctctctctttctttcctcttcttcttacTCAACTTCCTCCTCATAATTTCTAAGTCTACCCACGCCGCCGGCGGCAAATGGGTGCTCTTGCAGCAAAACATCGGCATTACCGCCATGCACTTGCAGCTCCTCCACAACGACCGCGTCGTCATCTACGACCGCACCGACTTTGGCATGTCCAACTTGTCCTTGCCCGATGGTAAATGCCGCGAGGATCCCAACGACACCGCTCTCAAAATTGACTGCACTGCCCACTCCGTTGAGTACGACGTCCCCACCAACTCCTTCCGCCCACTCATGGTCCAAACCGATGTCTGGTGCTCCTCCGGCTCCATTTCCCCCGACGGCCGCTTGATCCAAACCGGTGGCTTCAACGACGGGGAGCGCAAGGTGAGGATTTACGAGCCATGCAATGGTTGTGACTGGAAGGAGTACGACAACGGCTTGGCCGCCCGCCGCTGGTACGCCACCAACCATATTCTGCCAGACGGACGGCAGATAATCATCGGCGGCAGGCGACAGTTCAACTACGAGTTTTATCCGAAAAGTGCGTCTTCGAGCAATGTCTACAGTCTGCCGTTCCTCGTGCAGACTAATGACGCTAAAATCGAAAATAATCTTTACCCTTTTGTTTTCCTCAACGTCGATGGGAATTTATTTATCTTCGCCAATAATCGGGCTATTCTGTTCGATTACGTGAAGAACATCATCGTTAAAACCTACCCACAAATCCCCGGCGGCGATCCAAGGTCATACCCGAGCACAGGGTCCGCCGTGTTGCTGCCGTTAAAAAACTTACAAGCTCAGTTAGTTGAGGCGGAGGTTTTGCTTTGCGGCGGAGCTCCGAAAGGGTCTCATGAGAAGGCTGTTAAAGGCACTTTTGTGGAAGCTTTAAAAACATGCGGGCGGATCAAAATAACCGACCCGAACCCGCAGTGGGTTGTGGAGACTATGCCTCAAGCAAGAGTCATGGGAGACATGACATTGCTTCCTGACGGCACCGTTTTAATTATCAATGGCGCAGCGCTTGGAACTGCGGGATGGGAATTTGGACGGAACCCGGTTTTAAATCCGGTTCTGTACCAGCCTAACAATGCAGTCGGGTCACGGTTCATGCAGCAAAACCCGACAACAATACCGCGGATGTACCATTCAACCGCAATATTGTTGCGCGACGGTAGAGTGCTCGTTGGGGGCAGTAATCCTCATATTTATTACGAGTTTAAGAACGTGCTTTTTCCGACTGAATTGAGATTAGAGGCATTTAATCCTGATTATTTGGACGCTAAGTACGCAAACTTGCGTCCCAAAATTGTTGCACCGAATTCACAAGGTACGATCACTTACGCACAAAAGTTGGCCGTTCGATTTTCGGTGACGGGGACTTTAGCTACAAATTTGGTGTCGGTGACGATGGTGGCGCCATCATTTACGACTCATTCATTCTCCATGAATCAGAGGGTGCTTGTTCTTGCAGCTGAGAGCGTGACAAATGTGGCACTATCGACCTACCAAGTTCTAGTGACGACACCGGGGTCGGGAAATCTTGCGCCTTCTGGATATTATCTTTTGTATGTGGTTCACCAGAGTATACCGAGTGAGGGCATCTGGGTCCAAGTTCTGTGA
- the LOC103450406 gene encoding uncharacterized protein, which produces MEAGKKKGYAWAVSAGLCAASAALSAKIISPQIVKYGFVVLFIVAMWGCFVQSLKNLSALQATATNFATNFLTSGLAGYFLFQEPLSEKWFAGALLIVVGALILGMSSIGKKARTD; this is translated from the exons ATGGAGGCTGGCAAGAAGAAGGGCTACGCGTGGGCAGTTTCAGCCGGACTCTGTGCCGCTTCCGCCGCCCTTTCGGCGAAGATAATCAGTCCTCAG ATTGTGAAGTACGGTTTCGTGGTATTATTCATCGTGGCAATGTGGGGTTGTTTTGTGCAAAGCTTAAAGAATCTCTCGGCTCTGCAAGCTACAGCGACGAACTTTGCTACCAACTTCCTCACTTCTGGTCTGGCTGGATACTTTTTGTTTCAAGAACCCTTATCCGAGAAG TGGTTTGCAGGCGCCCTGCTCATTGTAGTTGGTGCACTCATACTTGGTATGTCAAGTATTGGGAAGAAGGCTCGTACGGACTAA
- the LOC103450408 gene encoding aldehyde oxidase GLOX1-like, whose protein sequence is MKSTSFILSLSLLLFHVSLTHAAGGKWQLLQQSVGISAMHMQLLHNDRVVMFDRTDFGPSNLSLPNGACVNNDCTAHSAEYDVKTNTVRPLTVLSDVWCSSGAVAPDGRLIQTGGNGAGERRVRIFEPCTGCDWKEIENALNARRWYATDHILPNGRQIIIGGRGQFNYEFYPKTKSSSNLYSLPFLTQTNGAGEENNLYPFVFLNVDGNLFIFANNRAILFNYAKKQVVQTYPQISGGDPRCYPSSGSAVLLPLKNLKAPSVEAEVLVCGGAPKGSFAKVNQGTFVEALKTCARIEINNPNPQWVVETMPQAKVMGDMLLLPDGTVLLINGASSGTAGWENGRNPVLNPVVYRPDNSIGSRFEQQNPTTIPRMYHSTAILLRDGRVLVGGSNPHDKYEFTNVLFPTELRLEAFSPDYLDAKYNNLRPKINAPKSQAKINYGKKLSIQFSVKGNLVTKSVSVSMAAPSFNTHSFSMNQRLLVLEAENIIKGGTTTYEVQVTTPASRNLAPSGYYLLYVVHQEIPSAAIWVQIL, encoded by the coding sequence atgaAGTCAACTAGTTTCATTCTTTCGTTAAGTCTCCTCTTATTTCATGTTTCTCTGACCCACGCTGCTGGTGGCAAATGGCAGCTCTTGCAACAAAGCGTTGGCATTTCCGCCATGCACATGCAGCTCCTCCACAACGACCGCGTCGTCATGTTCGACCGTACCGACTTCGGCCCCTCTAACCTGTCCTTACCCAACGGAGCATGCGTTAATAACGACTGCACCGCACATTCCGCTGAGTACGATGTCAAAACTAACACTGTCCGCCCTCTCACGGTTTTATCCGACGTTTGGTGCTCTTCAGGGGCTGTAGCTCCCGATGGCCGCTTAATCCAAACTGGGGGAAATGGCGCTGGAGAACGCCGCGTTAGGATTTTCGAGCCCTGCACCGGTTGTGATTGGAAAGAGATTGAGAATGCCTTAAACGCCCGCCGTTGGTACGCTACCGATCATATTTTGCCCAATGGACGGCAGATCATCATCGGCGGCAGGGGCCAATTCAACTACGAGTTTTATCCAAAGACCAAGTCTTCGAGCAATCTCTACAGCTTGCCGTTCCTTACGCAGACCAATGGCGCAGGCGAGGAAAACAATCTTTACCCTTTTGTTTTCCTCAATGTGGATGGGAATTTATTTATCTTCGCGAATAATCGAGCTATTCTGTTCAATTATGCAAAGAAACAGGTGGTCCAAACGTATCCGCAAATATCGGGCGGTGACCCAAGGTGTTACCCTAGCAGCGGTTCAGCCGTGTTGCTGCCGTTAAAAAACTTGAAGGCTCCGTCTGTTGAGGCTGAGGTTTTGGTTTGCGGTGGAGCTCCAAAAGGGTCTTTTGCCAAGGTAAATCAGGGTACTTTTGTGGAAGCTCTAAAGACATGCGCTCGCATCGAAATAAACAACCCGAACCCGCAGTGGGTTGTGGAGACTATGCCTCAAGCTAAAGTCATGGGTGACATGTTATTGCTTCCAGATGGTACTGTTCTACTCATCAACGGTGCATCATCAGGAACTGCAGGTTGGGAAAATGGGCGGAACCCGGTTCTCAACCCAGTTGTGTACCGACCTGACAACTCAATTGGATCACGGTTTGAACAACAAAATCCTACCACCATACCGCGGATGTACCATTCCACCGCAATATTGTTACGTGATGGTAGGGTACTAGTTGGAGGTAGTAACCCTCATGATAAATACGAGTTCACCAACGTGCTTTTCCCTACGGAATTGCGATTAGAGGCCTTTAGTCCAGATTATTTGGACGCTAAGTACAATAACTTGCGTCCGAAAATCAATGCACCCAAATCACAAGCTAAGATCAATTACGGAAAGAAACTATCCATTCAGTTTTCGGTGAAGGGAAACCTAGTAACAAAATCAGTGTCAGTGTCGATGGCGGCACCGTCATTTAATACACATTCGTTCTCAATGAATCAGCGGCTGCTAGTTCTTGAGGCGGAGAACATTATAAAGGGAGGGACAACGACCTACGAAGTTCAGGTGACTACGCCGGCTTCCCGTAATCTTGCACCTTCAGGATATTATCTTCTGTATGTGGTTCATCAAGAAATTCCAAGTGCTGCCATCTGGGTCCAaattctgtga